One Aneurinibacillus migulanus genomic region harbors:
- a CDS encoding aspartyl-phosphate phosphatase Spo0E family protein has protein sequence MSTAVTTEIEDMKQLLITVAEKHDFDFQNPHVITVSQKLDRLIVKAMKLQHSSCLSDK, from the coding sequence TTGAGTACAGCAGTTACAACTGAAATCGAAGACATGAAGCAACTGCTGATAACTGTAGCAGAAAAACATGATTTTGATTTTCAGAATCCGCATGTAATTACAGTTAGTCAAAAACTTGATCGTCTTATTGTAAAGGCAATGAAATTACAACATTCATCATGCCTCTCGGATAAATAA
- a CDS encoding DUF1540 domain-containing protein encodes MAKDVLCEVNNCTYWGNGNKCTADEIYVVSHKGKQASTTEETDCKTFKPGM; translated from the coding sequence ATGGCAAAAGATGTGCTTTGCGAAGTAAATAACTGTACGTATTGGGGAAACGGAAATAAGTGTACAGCCGATGAAATTTATGTAGTGAGTCATAAAGGAAAGCAAGCATCTACAACCGAAGAAACTGATTGTAAAACATTCAAACCGGGTATGTAA